A single Pseudodesulfovibrio aespoeensis Aspo-2 DNA region contains:
- a CDS encoding type II toxin-antitoxin system HicB family antitoxin translates to MATYYAAIFTAEEGGYYAEFPDLEGCVTQADSLEMLDAMLKDALFVWLDASKEDGGAIPAPRGFKAIHREVSGREGFHSVTLVVTPEKVKRIRKNVSFTESDLAIIDQAAAKYDMDRSEFLAMAGKHVASGACGI, encoded by the coding sequence ATGGCAACTTATTACGCAGCGATCTTTACCGCCGAAGAGGGCGGCTATTACGCCGAGTTCCCGGACCTGGAAGGATGCGTCACCCAGGCCGACAGCCTGGAAATGCTGGACGCAATGTTGAAGGACGCCTTGTTCGTGTGGCTTGATGCCAGCAAGGAAGACGGCGGCGCGATCCCGGCCCCGCGCGGCTTCAAGGCGATCCACCGCGAGGTGTCGGGCAGGGAGGGCTTTCACTCCGTGACGCTGGTGGTCACCCCTGAAAAGGTGAAGCGCATCCGTAAGAACGTCAGCTTCACCGAGTCTGACCTGGCTATAATTGATCAGGCCGCAGCCAAGTATGACATGGACAGGTCCGAATTCCTGGCCATGGCCGGGAAGCATGTGGCATCAGGCGCGTGCGGGATTTAG
- a CDS encoding type II toxin-antitoxin system HicA family toxin — translation MNDREVIQTLAKAGWETMKRRGKGSHTVMRHPDKPGKVTIPKGEIKIGTLKSIERATGVKLGGRG, via the coding sequence ATGAACGACAGGGAAGTTATACAGACATTGGCGAAGGCCGGATGGGAAACCATGAAGCGGCGCGGAAAGGGAAGCCACACCGTGATGCGGCACCCGGACAAGCCGGGGAAGGTGACCATCCCGAAAGGCGAAATCAAAATCGGGACTCTGAAGAGCATCGAAAGAGCAACCGGAGTCAAGCTAGGGGGGAGGGGCTAA
- a CDS encoding BRCT domain-containing protein: protein MPESRARAIMVETGLAEEEYSDLSEWELWEAICKLPGSFRQQFYAPEICFTGFGRGKEKAMLQEIARMNGYIVRSDVTNGLTFLCCGPEPGPAKIEKAEFRGVEMISLESFLGAVGIPMP, encoded by the coding sequence ATGCCCGAAAGCAGAGCACGCGCAATTATGGTGGAGACCGGCTTGGCTGAAGAGGAATACTCGGACCTTTCCGAGTGGGAACTGTGGGAGGCTATCTGCAAGCTGCCCGGCAGTTTCAGACAGCAATTCTATGCCCCGGAGATATGCTTCACCGGCTTTGGGCGGGGCAAGGAAAAGGCCATGCTACAAGAGATAGCAAGGATGAACGGCTATATTGTCCGCAGTGATGTGACGAATGGTCTCACGTTTCTTTGTTGCGGCCCCGAACCTGGGCCAGCGAAGATTGAGAAAGCCGAGTTTCGAGGAGTTGAGATGATTTCCTTGGAAAGCTTCCTTGGCGCGGTTGGTATACCTATGCCCTGA
- a CDS encoding DUF6414 family protein yields the protein MTLYDFLYIDLDRMQSLYAQLNSGLLHAMEALASTSEEKSNSGQLGGDPVGNLRHENRSAVSEASTQHISPHDIILSDVLGGLHEKGLIKDEDENLNVGNFVVLEGKVSFLNYGIGREFIDLIPIFAGSSSPDVSHLPKNERKKAIREQSKHQETGAALVSAIAKMLPWEIQMVMTTGRREAWAVIDKQKLRNSAAGLGLMYGMTLTGKWSVLGIVDQLHDEKPPRPTAFTANDMASGLCDASIGIKDLVGCPDSAIGLTPLLLFRKVG from the coding sequence ATGACGCTCTATGATTTTCTGTACATCGATCTGGACAGAATGCAGTCCCTTTACGCCCAGCTCAACTCTGGGCTTCTTCATGCCATGGAGGCTCTTGCCAGCACGTCCGAAGAAAAAAGCAATAGCGGGCAACTCGGTGGAGACCCTGTGGGCAACCTGCGGCATGAGAACCGTTCCGCAGTATCGGAAGCGAGTACGCAACACATCTCGCCTCATGACATCATCCTCAGCGACGTGCTCGGAGGACTGCACGAGAAAGGGCTTATCAAGGACGAAGACGAAAACCTCAATGTCGGGAATTTCGTCGTACTGGAAGGGAAGGTCTCCTTTTTGAACTACGGCATAGGGAGAGAGTTTATTGACCTCATCCCCATCTTTGCCGGTTCATCGTCCCCTGATGTGTCTCACTTGCCCAAGAATGAGCGGAAGAAGGCCATCAGAGAACAATCAAAACACCAGGAAACCGGCGCTGCTCTAGTTTCTGCGATAGCCAAAATGCTCCCATGGGAAATCCAGATGGTGATGACCACGGGCAGACGCGAAGCCTGGGCCGTCATCGACAAGCAAAAGCTGCGTAACTCTGCGGCCGGGCTCGGGCTCATGTACGGCATGACGCTAACCGGGAAGTGGTCCGTTCTCGGCATTGTAGACCAACTCCACGACGAAAAGCCCCCACGCCCAACCGCTTTCACGGCGAATGATATGGCCTCTGGACTATGTGACGCGTCAATAGGCATCAAAGACTTGGTCGGCTGTCCTGACTCGGCCATCGGTTTGACTCCACTTCTCCTTTTCCGAAAGGTCGGATAA
- a CDS encoding ogr/Delta-like zinc finger family protein: MAFRVRCPACGRLATITSSNEIDLRFKQAYCACRDPECGHTFVVNVEFSHTLSPSAHNLPDELRAQIRTTPPQEQASLFSERRGAPGAYIPPPPRPRQEAEEVEPIRF; this comes from the coding sequence ATGGCCTTCCGTGTGCGTTGCCCGGCCTGCGGCCGGCTGGCCACCATCACCAGCTCCAACGAGATCGACCTCCGTTTCAAGCAGGCATATTGCGCCTGCCGCGACCCGGAGTGCGGCCACACCTTTGTGGTCAACGTGGAGTTCAGCCACACCTTGAGCCCATCGGCCCACAACCTGCCCGACGAGCTGCGCGCGCAGATCCGCACGACGCCGCCCCAGGAGCAGGCGAGTTTGTTCTCCGAGAGGCGGGGCGCGCCGGGCGCGTACATCCCCCCGCCGCCACGGCCTCGGCAGGAGGCCGAGGAGGTTGAACCCATCAGGTTCTAG
- a CDS encoding phage portal protein: MSEPLLFTFGDPEPVLSGIIYDYLGTWLTDNGTYYAPPVPFKGLARLLRANAYHGPAIEFKVNQVMRGFKASRAVSRRTMHAGCTDFHVFYNAFFLKVRNHFGEVVGLRQLPSINMRRAKATGVYCLLLETGKVVTFEPDEVLHVKNYDVCQEIYGLPGYLGAIQSMLLNEDATLFRRKYYKNGAHMGYIFYAGGQLDPETQTAIKERIQGTKGIGNFRSMFIHIPNGKEKEIQIIPVGDFSTKDELEKIKNLSRDDIIAAHRIPPAMACLIPQNTGGFGDITKIDEVYQRNEVKPVQELLMESINEVLLPRDWVTFDTGSESSPM; encoded by the coding sequence ATGAGCGAACCGCTGCTGTTTACCTTCGGCGATCCCGAGCCGGTTTTGAGCGGGATCATCTACGACTACCTCGGCACCTGGCTGACGGACAACGGCACATACTATGCCCCGCCCGTGCCCTTCAAGGGGCTGGCCCGGCTGCTGCGGGCCAATGCCTACCACGGTCCGGCCATAGAGTTCAAAGTCAACCAGGTCATGCGCGGGTTCAAGGCGTCGCGCGCGGTGTCGCGCCGGACCATGCACGCGGGCTGCACCGACTTCCATGTCTTCTACAACGCCTTCTTCCTCAAGGTGCGCAATCATTTCGGCGAGGTGGTCGGCCTGCGCCAGCTGCCGAGCATCAACATGCGCCGGGCAAAAGCGACCGGCGTGTACTGCCTGCTGCTCGAGACCGGCAAGGTCGTCACCTTCGAGCCCGACGAGGTCCTGCACGTCAAAAACTACGACGTGTGCCAGGAGATATACGGGCTGCCCGGATACCTCGGCGCGATCCAGTCCATGCTTCTCAATGAGGACGCGACGTTGTTCCGGCGCAAGTATTACAAGAACGGGGCGCACATGGGGTACATCTTCTATGCCGGGGGCCAGCTGGACCCCGAGACCCAGACCGCCATCAAGGAGCGAATCCAGGGGACCAAGGGCATCGGCAACTTCCGCTCGATGTTCATCCACATACCAAACGGCAAGGAGAAGGAGATCCAGATCATCCCGGTGGGCGACTTCTCCACCAAGGACGAGCTGGAGAAGATCAAGAACCTGTCGCGCGATGACATCATCGCCGCGCACCGCATCCCCCCGGCCATGGCCTGCCTCATCCCGCAGAACACCGGCGGCTTCGGCGACATCACCAAGATAGACGAGGTCTATCAGCGCAACGAGGTCAAACCCGTGCAGGAGCTGCTGATGGAATCCATCAACGAGGTCTTGCTGCCCAGGGACTGGGTCACGTTTGACACTGGTTCTGAAAGCTCCCCAATGTAG
- a CDS encoding terminase large subunit domain-containing protein has protein sequence MQQHTDEVIQAAKSLYLKKHKVPEIAATLAVPKRTVYQWRSAGQWDDMLGGESALDCVARRYTLLVGRDGKADGDLKEMDRLLDHMVRLREMQVREIEAANEARDEGRPVVGGRTRRPKKKRGKIIKNDVSHLTESDFREKFHGRFYEYQHELRQAKETHRVRNILKSRQIGATWYFAQEAFEDACLSGDNQIFLSATRRQADVFRAYIVAIVKEKFDIELKGKDEIVLHTAHGQATLYFLSNNSKSAQSYHGHVYIDEYFWITKFNELYKVASAMAAHKKWRITLFSTPSAVTHEAYDLWTGDRFNKRWSRQAKRKEFPSFEAMQRGVVCPDKVWRKVITIKDAEAGGCDLFDFEDLNLQYSTDEFRNLFMCEFVDDLQAVFRLHNLEACYGDMDEWTDFNPDAARPFGNLPVWGGYDPSRNRDDASFVILAPPLQPGGMFRVLARYKWVDKSYTWQAQRIKELTQQFNFVHIGIDVTGPGIGVFESVQAFFPAAMPITYGVQTKTTLVLKAKDVIESGRIQWDASLTDIAHAFLTIRQGTTGNGMITYSAGRTEATGHADVAWAIMHALANEPLNSQHQRKAVVAFGK, from the coding sequence ATGCAGCAGCATACTGACGAGGTAATACAGGCAGCAAAATCCTTGTATTTGAAAAAACACAAGGTACCGGAGATTGCCGCAACGCTGGCCGTCCCCAAGCGGACGGTATATCAATGGAGATCAGCCGGTCAATGGGACGACATGCTCGGTGGCGAGTCCGCCCTGGATTGCGTCGCCAGGCGCTACACCCTCCTGGTCGGCCGCGACGGCAAGGCCGATGGCGATCTGAAGGAGATGGACCGCCTGCTGGACCACATGGTGCGGCTGCGCGAGATGCAGGTGCGCGAGATCGAGGCCGCCAACGAGGCGCGCGACGAGGGGCGGCCCGTGGTGGGAGGGCGCACGCGCAGGCCCAAGAAGAAGCGCGGCAAGATCATCAAGAACGATGTCTCGCACCTGACCGAGAGCGACTTTCGGGAGAAGTTCCACGGCCGGTTCTATGAATACCAGCACGAGCTGCGCCAGGCCAAGGAGACCCACCGGGTCAGGAACATCCTCAAGAGTCGGCAGATAGGTGCCACCTGGTACTTTGCCCAGGAGGCGTTCGAGGACGCCTGCCTGTCCGGTGACAATCAGATATTCCTCTCGGCCACCCGCCGCCAGGCCGATGTCTTCCGCGCCTACATTGTGGCCATCGTCAAGGAGAAGTTCGACATCGAGCTCAAGGGCAAGGACGAGATCGTGCTGCACACGGCACACGGCCAGGCCACGCTCTACTTCCTCTCCAACAACTCGAAGTCGGCCCAGAGCTACCACGGCCATGTCTACATCGATGAGTATTTCTGGATCACCAAGTTCAACGAGCTCTACAAGGTCGCCTCGGCCATGGCCGCGCACAAGAAGTGGCGGATCACCCTGTTCTCCACCCCCTCGGCGGTCACGCATGAAGCCTACGACCTGTGGACGGGCGACCGATTCAACAAGCGGTGGTCGCGCCAGGCCAAGCGCAAGGAGTTCCCGTCCTTCGAGGCCATGCAGCGCGGCGTGGTCTGTCCCGACAAGGTGTGGCGCAAGGTCATCACCATCAAGGATGCCGAGGCCGGAGGCTGTGACCTCTTCGACTTCGAAGATCTCAATCTGCAGTACAGCACGGACGAATTCCGCAACCTGTTCATGTGCGAGTTCGTGGACGATCTGCAGGCCGTGTTCCGGCTCCACAATCTGGAGGCGTGCTACGGCGACATGGACGAGTGGACGGATTTCAACCCCGACGCGGCCAGGCCCTTTGGCAACCTGCCGGTCTGGGGCGGGTATGATCCGAGCCGCAACCGCGACGACGCCTCCTTCGTGATCCTGGCCCCGCCGCTGCAGCCCGGCGGCATGTTCCGCGTGCTGGCCCGGTACAAGTGGGTGGACAAGTCCTACACCTGGCAGGCGCAGCGCATCAAGGAACTGACCCAGCAGTTCAACTTCGTTCACATCGGCATCGATGTCACCGGCCCGGGCATCGGCGTCTTCGAGAGTGTGCAGGCGTTCTTCCCCGCGGCCATGCCCATCACCTACGGGGTGCAGACCAAAACCACCCTGGTGCTCAAGGCCAAGGACGTCATCGAGTCCGGCCGCATTCAGTGGGACGCCAGCCTGACCGACATCGCCCACGCCTTCCTGACCATCCGCCAGGGCACCACCGGCAACGGCATGATCACCTATTCCGCCGGGCGGACAGAGGCCACCGGCCACGCGGATGTCGCCTGGGCCATCATGCACGCCCTGGCCAACGAGCCGCTGAACTCACAACATCAACGCAAGGCCGTGGTGGCCTTCGGCAAGTAA
- a CDS encoding GPO family capsid scaffolding protein, which produces MPATFITDWKKIGQSGPTIDGRNIEPQWLIDAAESYDQATYTAVIWVDHFRFYGNMGKVVELKTEREGDIVSLYARLQPNDHLLTWNKEQQKLYTSMELTPDFAGSGKCYLSGLAVTDQPASLGTHELHFNSRLQTPESFVLCGVELDSLRDLDGDAALPQWLTSLLGALGINSPHSKGATSTEEETMTEEQIKQFAELVGERVGKKIDEMHAQLAEHFSAPTDEPAPAPAKDDSTATGPIDFTASLAEAVKPLADKLDALSARFEQARPGPAVPETTNPAGEAGLV; this is translated from the coding sequence ATGCCTGCCACATTCATCACCGACTGGAAGAAGATAGGACAGTCCGGCCCGACCATCGACGGCCGGAACATCGAGCCGCAGTGGCTCATCGATGCCGCCGAATCCTATGATCAGGCCACGTACACCGCCGTGATCTGGGTCGACCATTTCCGCTTCTACGGGAACATGGGCAAGGTGGTGGAGCTGAAGACCGAGCGCGAAGGCGACATCGTCAGCCTGTATGCCCGGCTGCAGCCCAACGACCATCTGCTCACATGGAACAAGGAGCAACAGAAGCTCTATACCTCCATGGAGTTGACCCCCGATTTTGCCGGGAGCGGCAAGTGCTACCTGTCCGGCTTGGCCGTGACCGACCAGCCCGCCAGCCTCGGCACCCACGAGTTGCATTTCAACTCCCGCCTGCAGACCCCCGAGAGCTTTGTCCTGTGCGGTGTCGAGCTCGACTCCCTGCGCGATCTGGACGGGGATGCCGCTCTCCCCCAGTGGCTGACCTCGTTGCTCGGGGCTCTGGGCATCAACTCCCCCCACAGCAAGGGGGCAACCTCAACGGAAGAGGAAACCATGACCGAAGAGCAGATCAAGCAGTTCGCGGAACTCGTCGGCGAGCGCGTCGGCAAGAAAATCGACGAGATGCACGCGCAGCTCGCCGAGCATTTTTCGGCCCCCACGGATGAGCCCGCGCCCGCCCCGGCAAAGGACGACAGCACAGCCACCGGCCCCATCGACTTCACCGCGAGCCTCGCCGAGGCCGTCAAGCCGCTGGCCGACAAGCTCGATGCGCTGTCCGCCCGGTTCGAGCAGGCCCGCCCGGGCCCCGCCGTGCCCGAAACGACCAACCCCGCCGGCGAAGCGGGCCTCGTCTAG
- a CDS encoding phage major capsid protein, P2 family — protein sequence MKPFTELKFSELCAALAEGYGVETAKVTQGFTVAPTVEQRLQDAITEQSEFLPLINVITVSELVGQNVLGSASGPVSGRTDTKVDGNERTPRDVLGLGSFPYQLYQTNSDVYIRYDTLDAWAKFKDFAERYTRYVQERIANDREMAGWYGVDAAADTDMTANPLLQDVNKGWLQYMRAHLPANILIEGATTGEIRIGTTGDFANLDHAVSDLLQGIPRYLRKGLITLVGDELISHEHAGLYKAIGNTPSEKVLATQSLSLLGGLPWMTPSNFPGRGLVITPLKNLSIYVQEESWRRKVEDNPKKDRIEDYNSRNEGYVVEVPEQLVGVEFDNVKISRDGGTTWE from the coding sequence ATGAAACCTTTCACTGAGCTCAAGTTTTCCGAACTCTGCGCCGCTCTGGCCGAGGGCTACGGCGTCGAAACGGCCAAGGTGACCCAGGGCTTCACGGTCGCCCCGACCGTCGAGCAGCGCCTGCAGGACGCCATCACCGAGCAGTCGGAGTTCCTGCCGCTGATCAACGTCATCACCGTGTCGGAGCTGGTCGGCCAGAACGTCCTGGGCAGCGCGTCCGGGCCTGTTTCCGGCCGCACCGACACCAAGGTCGACGGCAACGAACGGACCCCGCGCGATGTTTTGGGCCTGGGCAGCTTCCCTTACCAGCTCTACCAGACCAACAGCGACGTCTACATCCGCTACGACACGCTCGACGCCTGGGCCAAGTTCAAGGACTTCGCCGAGCGCTACACGCGCTACGTGCAGGAGCGGATCGCCAACGACCGCGAAATGGCCGGCTGGTACGGCGTCGATGCCGCGGCCGATACCGACATGACCGCCAACCCCCTGCTGCAGGACGTCAACAAGGGTTGGCTGCAGTACATGCGCGCGCACCTCCCCGCCAACATCCTGATCGAGGGCGCGACCACCGGTGAAATCCGCATCGGGACCACTGGCGACTTCGCCAACCTCGACCACGCCGTGTCCGACCTGCTCCAGGGCATCCCCCGCTACCTGCGCAAGGGGCTCATCACCCTGGTGGGCGACGAGCTCATCTCCCACGAGCACGCCGGGCTCTACAAGGCCATCGGCAACACCCCCTCGGAGAAGGTCCTGGCGACCCAGTCCCTGTCCCTGCTGGGCGGCCTGCCCTGGATGACCCCGAGCAACTTCCCCGGCCGCGGCCTGGTGATCACCCCGCTCAAGAACCTGTCCATCTACGTGCAGGAAGAGTCGTGGCGCCGCAAGGTCGAGGACAACCCGAAGAAGGATCGCATCGAGGACTACAACTCCCGCAACGAAGGCTACGTGGTGGAAGTGCCCGAGCAGCTCGTCGGCGTCGAGTTCGACAACGTCAAGATCAGCCGCGACGGCGGCACGACCTGGGAATAG
- a CDS encoding phage terminase small subunit, whose translation MSLMRHWQKTFKDAGATSDTPKRVLVVGGTINQQQLLALIGASLSEDMKALGEIKSVEAKADLKGALIPKYADYVARLRAEDWQHELLTTYMIWLFDIGRIEAALELGLYCVRKDIPMPERFTRETYVVVADSVLEWAVAEFEADRSPEPFFSTVFGFVDGMNSASPWDLPDKLRAKFYRLAGLLEDKAGRLEAAEACLIQAAALGAQVKTKLGAVQKSLDEKTN comes from the coding sequence ATGAGCCTGATGAGACACTGGCAGAAAACATTCAAAGACGCGGGCGCAACCTCGGATACCCCCAAACGGGTTCTGGTGGTCGGAGGGACGATCAACCAGCAGCAGCTGCTGGCCCTGATCGGCGCATCCCTGTCCGAGGACATGAAGGCGCTTGGCGAAATCAAATCCGTGGAGGCCAAGGCCGACCTTAAGGGGGCGCTGATCCCCAAGTACGCCGACTACGTCGCCCGGCTGCGTGCCGAGGACTGGCAGCACGAGCTGCTGACCACCTACATGATCTGGCTGTTCGACATCGGACGCATCGAGGCCGCCCTCGAACTCGGCCTGTACTGCGTGCGCAAGGACATCCCCATGCCCGAGCGGTTCACGCGCGAGACATACGTGGTCGTGGCCGACAGCGTGCTGGAATGGGCCGTGGCCGAGTTCGAGGCGGACCGCAGCCCGGAACCTTTCTTCTCCACCGTCTTCGGATTCGTGGACGGCATGAACAGCGCCTCGCCCTGGGACCTGCCCGACAAGCTGCGGGCCAAGTTCTACCGGCTGGCCGGGCTCCTCGAGGACAAGGCCGGACGGCTGGAAGCCGCCGAGGCGTGCCTGATCCAGGCAGCCGCCCTGGGTGCCCAGGTCAAGACCAAGCTCGGCGCGGTGCAGAAGTCCCTGGACGAGAAAACCAACTAG
- a CDS encoding head completion/stabilization protein: MSFSGNDTQTSPTVVSNAPWWPSLSVADFQTRYRLPREYAESVLVDGLQIGMIWANMALASWQAKQDAAGHESLSVVPCVEIGGEPSLVISYRRAVMSYAKAYLMQQFPTINRREAANNEARESEATEDKFREYASQALAQVLGVPSIAVELI; encoded by the coding sequence ATGAGTTTTTCCGGCAACGACACGCAGACATCGCCCACCGTGGTCAGCAATGCCCCGTGGTGGCCGTCGCTGTCCGTTGCCGACTTCCAGACCCGCTACCGGCTCCCGCGGGAGTATGCCGAGAGCGTGCTGGTCGACGGGCTGCAGATCGGCATGATCTGGGCCAACATGGCGCTGGCGTCCTGGCAGGCCAAGCAAGATGCCGCGGGGCATGAGTCCCTGTCGGTTGTCCCCTGCGTGGAGATCGGAGGCGAACCGTCCCTGGTCATCAGCTACCGCAGGGCGGTGATGAGCTATGCCAAGGCGTACCTGATGCAGCAGTTCCCGACCATCAACCGCCGGGAGGCTGCCAACAACGAAGCCAGGGAAAGCGAGGCGACCGAGGACAAGTTCCGCGAGTACGCCAGCCAGGCTCTTGCCCAAGTCCTCGGCGTGCCGAGCATAGCCGTGGAGTTGATATGA
- a CDS encoding phage tail protein — protein sequence MRKLQALTKALQTAGAASDATHAFADRGVLMPTGRDLGHGIEIGRFKYDAVIQLERYPDDAYALLAFVTAWLQEHDPDREAYGLADPDVDVSLNDDRTADVELSVEFEEALELVPDESGPIEFNGQRWRVAEVPIDVADALESMEGRADAG from the coding sequence ATGAGGAAGCTGCAGGCGCTGACCAAGGCTCTGCAGACGGCAGGGGCCGCGTCCGACGCGACGCATGCCTTTGCCGACCGGGGCGTGCTCATGCCCACGGGCCGGGATCTGGGCCACGGCATCGAGATCGGCCGGTTCAAATACGACGCCGTGATCCAGCTGGAGCGATACCCGGACGACGCATACGCGCTGCTGGCCTTTGTCACGGCCTGGCTGCAGGAGCACGACCCCGACCGTGAAGCCTACGGGCTCGCTGACCCGGACGTGGACGTGTCACTCAACGACGACAGGACCGCCGATGTCGAGCTGTCCGTGGAGTTCGAGGAAGCGCTGGAGCTGGTGCCCGACGAGTCCGGCCCCATCGAATTCAACGGCCAGCGATGGAGGGTCGCCGAGGTGCCCATAGACGTTGCCGATGCGCTGGAATCCATGGAGGGACGCGCCGATGCCGGGTAG
- a CDS encoding phage virion morphogenesis protein has protein sequence MDTDKAGRLRLGEQLGVLSMSRKERTAIALEIGAQIRKLSKQNIASRRTVDGKTMEQRKQSRREGKNNRLMLRGLRRLMGLKKGRDGQADVTWKNPITAEIAYRHQHGGVEQSGSIKARREESYVKRKAPCPRWLAKELKRLGWQQEIVIRNKQGQAVKTIRKRRPLKWITSNMTRGEASVALYLLENRSPKEKWEIRTPARPFLGPKPGTENKFLNNLAREAVAKIKNR, from the coding sequence ATGGACACAGACAAGGCCGGACGGCTGCGGCTGGGCGAGCAGCTCGGCGTTCTGTCCATGAGCCGCAAGGAGCGGACCGCCATCGCCTTGGAAATAGGTGCCCAGATTCGCAAGCTCTCCAAACAGAACATAGCCTCCCGGCGGACCGTAGACGGCAAGACTATGGAGCAGAGGAAACAGAGCCGCCGCGAGGGGAAAAACAACAGGCTGATGCTTCGCGGGCTGCGAAGGCTCATGGGCCTGAAGAAGGGCCGCGACGGGCAGGCCGATGTCACCTGGAAAAACCCTATCACTGCCGAGATTGCCTACAGACATCAGCACGGCGGTGTCGAACAAAGCGGCAGCATCAAGGCTCGACGGGAAGAGAGCTATGTGAAGCGCAAGGCTCCTTGCCCCAGGTGGCTGGCAAAGGAACTGAAACGCCTGGGATGGCAACAGGAGATCGTAATCCGCAACAAGCAGGGGCAGGCGGTGAAGACCATCCGCAAGCGCAGGCCGCTCAAATGGATAACGAGTAATATGACGCGCGGTGAGGCGTCAGTGGCCCTGTACCTGCTGGAGAACCGATCTCCCAAGGAGAAGTGGGAGATAAGGACCCCGGCCCGTCCCTTCCTAGGCCCCAAGCCGGGAACCGAAAACAAATTTCTGAACAACCTGGCGCGTGAAGCCGTGGCCAAGATCAAAAACCGTTAA